Proteins encoded by one window of Streptosporangiales bacterium:
- the potA gene encoding polyamine ABC transporter ATP-binding protein gives MPAPDRDDEAPALELDGISKRYGDAVAVDDVSFSLRRSEFLTLLGPSGSGKTTTLKVVAGFERPDTGVVRVRGNDVTGYPPQHRNLGMVFQHYALFPHMTVEQNIAFPLVMRKTARSEIRSRVEEVLGLVHLEGLGGRHPRQLSGGQQQRVALARAMVFRPELLLMDEPLGALDKKLREQLQVEIMRLQRETGITVVYVTHDQEEALLMSDRIAIYRAGRIEQLGYAEQLYEKPASVFVADFIGESNIFTGRLRDGSLTADSLEIPVRSDGSVTSERAGVVVRPEWVRLHADDGGAGDAGAGTVRLSGVVTNALYLGSSRKYIVTVDGGQEVIALCHPGESWSDLGVGDRVVAHWRVADSVTVPA, from the coding sequence ATGCCAGCACCGGACCGTGACGACGAGGCGCCCGCGCTCGAGCTCGACGGCATCTCCAAGCGTTACGGCGACGCCGTGGCGGTCGACGACGTGTCGTTCTCGTTGCGCAGGAGCGAGTTCCTGACCCTGCTCGGCCCGTCGGGGTCAGGCAAGACGACCACGCTGAAGGTCGTCGCGGGGTTCGAGAGGCCGGACACCGGCGTGGTGCGCGTACGGGGGAACGACGTCACCGGCTACCCGCCGCAGCACCGCAACCTCGGCATGGTGTTCCAGCACTACGCGCTGTTCCCGCACATGACGGTGGAGCAGAACATCGCCTTCCCCCTCGTCATGCGCAAGACCGCGCGGTCGGAGATCCGCAGCCGGGTCGAGGAGGTGCTCGGCCTCGTCCACCTCGAAGGTCTCGGCGGGCGTCACCCGCGGCAGCTCTCCGGTGGGCAGCAGCAACGCGTCGCGCTCGCCCGGGCGATGGTCTTCAGGCCCGAGCTGCTCCTCATGGACGAGCCGCTCGGCGCGCTCGACAAGAAGCTGCGCGAACAGCTCCAGGTCGAGATCATGCGACTGCAGCGCGAGACCGGCATCACCGTCGTGTACGTCACGCACGACCAGGAGGAGGCCCTCCTGATGAGCGACCGGATCGCGATCTACCGCGCCGGACGGATCGAGCAGCTCGGCTACGCCGAGCAGTTGTACGAGAAGCCCGCCTCGGTCTTCGTCGCCGACTTCATCGGCGAGTCCAACATCTTCACCGGCCGGCTCCGCGACGGCTCGCTGACGGCGGACTCGCTGGAGATCCCGGTGCGCAGCGACGGGTCCGTCACGTCCGAGCGGGCGGGTGTGGTCGTGCGTCCTGAGTGGGTGCGCCTGCACGCGGACGACGGAGGTGCCGGCGACGCCGGGGCGGGGACGGTGCGGCTCTCCGGCGTCGTCACCAACGCGCTCTACCTCGGCTCGTCGCGCAAGTACATCGTCACCGTCGACGGCGGCCAGGAGGTCATCGCCCTGTGCCATCCGGGCGAGTCGTGGTCCGACCTCGGCGTGGGCGACCGCGTCGTCGCCCACTGGCGCGTCGCCGACTCCGTCACCGTCCCCGCCTGA